Proteins co-encoded in one Arachis hypogaea cultivar Tifrunner chromosome 13, arahy.Tifrunner.gnm2.J5K5, whole genome shotgun sequence genomic window:
- the LOC112736971 gene encoding auxin-induced protein 15A-like, which yields MGFRLPGIVRKASFTSSSKAMEIPKGYLAVYVGEKMKRFVIPISYLNQPSFQDLLSQAEEEFGYDHPMGGLTIPCEENMFLDITSRLS from the coding sequence ATGGGTTTTCGGTTACCCGGTATTGTAAGAAAGGCATCATTTACTTCATCTTCAAAAGCTATGGAAATTCCAAAAGGTTATCTTGCAGTTTATGTTGGAGAGAAAATGAAGCGGTTTGTGATCCCCATATCATACTTGAACCAGCCTTCATTTCAAGACTTGCTAAGTCAAGCTGAGGAAGAATTTGGTTATGATCATCCAATGGGTGGCCTCACAATTCCTTGTGAAGAAAATATGTTCTTAGATATCACTTCTCGCTTGAGTTGA
- the LOC112736968 gene encoding auxin-induced protein X10A-like — MPLSPNWSYLMPSSTNHSNIGVFITYPFIYIYVHGCSHSHPKAKEKLKRSHLIHKSYLRLIFHQHIHTTMGFLLAGIRRKTSFTANQATSKVVEVPKGYLAMYVGEKMKRFVVPISYLNQPLFQELLSQAEEEFGYDHPMGGLTIPCSEDAFLDLTSRLN, encoded by the coding sequence ATGCCCTTGTCTCCTAACTGGTCCTATCTGATGCCCTCCTCCACCAACCATTCTAATATCGGTGTGTTTATAACATATCCttttatctatatatatgttcatGGTTGCAGTCATTCACATcctaaagcaaaagaaaaactCAAAAGATCGCATCTTATTCACAAGTCATATCTAAGACTAATATTTCATCAACACATACATACAACAATGGGTTTTCTTTTGGCTGGTATCAGAAGAAAGACATCATTTACTGCAAACCAAGCAACTTCCAAAGTTGTGGAAGTCCCGAAAGGCTATCTTGCCATGTATGTTGGCGAGAAGATGAAGCGATTTGTGGTTCCcatttcttatttgaatcaaCCTTTATTTCAAGAATTACTAAGCCAAGCAgaagaagaatttggatatgaTCATCCAATGGGTGGTCTCACTATTCCATGCAGTGAGGATGCTTTCTTGGACCTCACATCTCGCTTAAACTGA